In the genome of Tetrapisispora phaffii CBS 4417 chromosome 14, complete genome, one region contains:
- the CYR1 gene encoding adenylate cyclase (similar to Saccharomyces cerevisiae CYR1 (YJL005W); ancestral locus Anc_5.206), which produces MQSLDDGRPKGGNNNTGNGNNSNPKETNNKNIPNTLTKTTTTSSSIVSPDSAMNAFSDVNSNLSLGSNSNSDSRLPIRRNSIAATVLSNNSNLYFKTRTNGSQKIINNIKKSKTMNTNYSTQNGSNDNFSLYSANSAVSSVRPGQSQGHGKGNHDRRKKQPNALKKTLSNISMSMFRNSFSAMSPAPSHNNAADNSPGASIDEGQYTYKSPTTSNLNNSSRKFSFAGGLFRKLSTVSTPAASPITGNKNNRDRSGNSSPKTSMIYNKFDNNSARRSQSSKEDIYSSVGARSRKSGEEPSKSVANTVSTSSHNDVNTNPLSLTTQNSDSVFWNEVNKPENGNFDFLNKSVTQDRNQTYNDLSLDLSPTDISSHNVDSATYGNPIASNTTVQRWSAPENWDVEGSNLTSKNKKVNSNRSSTVNLVVNRGNKFRNNSLVLPGDQNKPNKLSNSSESISRYSSDDNDNDSNTKYIQNSEGNDISLVNGKEVNDSTTPIAKVSSRKLNQMHNKLLMTPSNTMSLDVPSNASENPDISSANSPMHTDLEDYGEDDDDDDSDEDESTSGSEAGLPFTLSSSNVAKLAILATRENSVNSNNVSSLPIILTAEDEKRDQAERDLQKYYKDVTDLDPKKHYAIRFFNVDKTFTTLSLTPDTTVQEVLPILRKKFNIASQGNFQLSLKVGKLSKILKPTSRPIIIERKLLLLIGYRKTDPLHIIGIEDLSFVFKFHIHPVAPSHLNAEQEQRLMRSDFVHVDLRRINLTTPPIIFYQHTSEIESLDVSNNSNIFLPLEFIESALNLSSLRMVNLRASKFPANVTEAYKLVSLELQRNFIKKVPTSISNLINLTILNLQCNSLEKLPKGFTKLKNLQLLDLSSNNFVEYPEVVNGCTNLLQMDMSYNKMYSLPNSMNQLIKIAKINFSHNKLTAVGDLSGMKCLRTLNLSNNRITVIKTNASNLQNLMLSDNRISTFDDTLPKLRALDIQENPITSIPYKDFYPMNMTSLTLSKAKLASIPGELFSKLSRLEKLDLSQNNLTKLPSEISNLNKLIYLSVARNKLEGLPAEFSQLKNLRTLDLHSNNIRELVPGCYDIEITYLNISSNAFNTNNFKESLSADLNPNTKISKSLMFFIGADNQFDDSVWSVLNSFANLKILNLSYNNLTDLSGMKLANLNELYLSGNKISNLASDTVLKWQSVRTLMLNGNNLLSLPTELSQLSQLTIFDVGSNKLKYNISNYHYDWNWRENKELRYLNFSGNRRFEIKSSINYDIDVDLSDLTILPQLKILGLMDVTLNTNKVQDENINFRLRTSNSTVNGMAYGVADTLGQKDYVSSRDVTFEKFRGKDDECLICLHDSKTQGVRYGHNVTEIVRDIYDKILKRQLDKYTEDDEGIKNALRFSFLQLNKEINIMLNAVDNGEKVPNLSFVDLLSGTCSTVIYMKGSKVYTANVGDCMSILSKNNGDCNVLTTHHVPYKREEYERIKIAGGYVSNSKLDGAVDVSRAIGFFDLLPHIHASPDISVTTLTSSDDMLVVATHKLWEYMDYETACDITREHSGHPLLAAEEMKDHAIAYGCSDNITILCLSLQKDAQQQGNYSFNRNSLISRRTTFEDTTLRRLQPEIAPPTGNVAIIFTDIKNSTFLWELFPNAMRSVMKTHNDIMRRQLRIYGGYEVKTEGDSFMVAFPTPTSALVWCLSVQLKLLDAEWPEEITSIQDGSLVLDKFDNKIYQGLSVRMGIHWGYPVPELDMVTQRMDYLGPVVNKAARVSGIADGGQIALSNTFCVEFNKILSYHDMVVNKNKSLEEAYGEKLIGEILEKEVAQLVSIGWSFFEFGEQKLKGLESKEYITIAYPKILETRHDYSLTESDEKGLVDGDLLFRLLVVNNKLDFISSAVNQGHIDKEVEESGSYLSNVSDANEASIMSIIADIGFMPFFEQLVTRLETCVAMLQLRQRVQKNLNITQEGANAACASIFELLDEIFAAAGIENK; this is translated from the coding sequence ATGCAAAGTCTTGATGATGGACGACCAAAGGGAggaaataataatactggCAATGGTAATAATTCCAATCCTAAAgaaactaataataaaaatattccaaataCACTTACAAAAACTACAACTACCTCAAGCTCAATAGTCAGTCCAGATAGTGCAATGAATGCTTTTTCTGATGTTAATTCTAATCTGAGTTTAGGTTCGAATTCAAATTCTGATTCTAGACTTCCTATTAGAAGAAATTCAATAGCTGCAACTGTGTTaagtaataatagtaaCTTATATTTTAAGACAAGGACAAATGGTTCACAAAAGatcataaataatataaagaagaGTAAGACAATGAACACCAACTACTCCACTCAGAATGGGAGCAATGATAACTTCTCTTTGTATTCCGCAAATTCGGCTGTGTCATCAGTGAGACCAGGTCAAAGCCAGGGACACGGTAAAGGCAATCATGACCGTCGAAAAAAACAACCAAATGCGTTAAAGAAGACCTTGAGTAACATATCAATGTCTATGTTCAGGAACTCTTTCTCTGCAATGAGCCCAGCTCCTTCCCACAACAATGCTGCTGACAACAGCCCAGGCGCATCCATAGACGAAGGACAATACACATATAAGAGTCCGACTACTAGTAATCTCAATAACTCGAGTAGAAAATTCTCCTTTGCCGGTGGTCTATTCAGAAAACTATCAACTGTCTCCACTCCAGCTGCCTCCCCAATAACTGGGAACAAAAACAATAGAGATAGATCGGGAAACAGTTCACCAAAGACAAGCATGATATACAACAAATTCGACAACAACAGTGCAAGAAGGTCACAAAGTAGTAAAGAGGATATATATAGCAGTGTAGGTGCTCGCTCTCGCAAGAGTGGTGAGGAGCCGTCGAAAAGCGTCGCTAACACTGTATCTACCTCTTCTCATAATGATGTTAATACTAATCCTTTATCATTGACTACTCAAAATTCTGATTCTGTGTTTTGGAATGAGGTAAATAAACCAGAGAATggaaattttgattttttgaaCAAATCAGTTACTCAGGACAGGAACCAAACATACAATGATCTTTCACTGGATTTGTCTCCAACCGATATAAGCTCTCATAATGTTGATTCTGCTACCTATGGGAATCCAATAGCATCTAATACCACTGTCCAACGTTGGTCAGCGCCAGAGAATTGGGATGTAGAGGGGTCAAACCTTACTTCTAAGAATAAAAAGGTAAATTCAAACAGATCAAGCACTGTCAACTTGGTTGTTAATCGTGGTAATAAGTTCCGTAATAACTCACTGGTTCTCCCAGGAGATCAAAACAAGCCAAACAAACTATCCAACAGTTCGGAGTCTATCAGTAGGTATTCTAGTGATGACAACGACAATGACAGCaatacaaaatatattcaaaatagCGAGGGAAATGACATTTCTTTAGTTAATGGAAAAGAAGTTAATGATTCAACAACACCAATAGCTAAAGTAAGTTCTAGgaaattaaatcaaatgCATAATAAGCTATTGATGACACCTTCCAATACTATGAGTTTAGATGTTCCATCAAATGCATCTGAAAATCCTGATATTTCATCAGCAAACTCACCAATGCATACTGATTTGGAAGATTATGGagaagatgatgacgatgacgatagtgatgaagatgaaagtACATCTGGAAGTGAAGCAGGCTTACCTTTCACATTAAGTTCTTCGAATGTTGCTAAGTTAGCAATCTTAGCTACGAGAGAGAATAGTGTTAATTCAAACAACGTCAGCTCTTTACCAATTATTCTAACAGCAGAGGATGAAAAGCGTGATCAAGCAGAGCGTGATTTACAGAAGTACTACAAAGATGTTACCGATTTAGATCCAAAAAAGCATTATGCTATTCGTTTCTTTAATGTTGATAAAACATTCACAACATTGTCGTTAACTCCTGATACTACAGTACAGGAAGTTTTACcaattttaagaaaaaaatttaatatagcCTCACAAGGCAACTTCcaattatcattaaaagttggtaaattatcaaaaattctAAAGCCTACATCTAGGcctattattattgaacGTAAacttcttttattaatcGGTTATAGGAAGACTGATCCATTGCATATTATTGGTATAGAAGATTTaagttttgtttttaaattcCATATTCATCCAGTTGCACCATCTCATTTAAATGCAGAACAGGAACAGAGGTTGATGAGAAGTGATTTTGTTCACGTTGATTTGAGAAGAATTAATTTGACAACACCAccaattattttctatcaACACACATCAGAAATTGAAAGTCTAGATGTctctaataattcaaatatatttttgccTCTGGAGTTTATTGAAAGTGcgttaaatttatcaagtTTGAGAATGGTTAACTTGAGAGCTTCAAAGTTTCCCGCTAATGTCACTGAAGCATATAAATTAGTCTCCCTAGAATTACAAAGAAATTTCATAAAGAAAGTTCCAAcctcaatttcaaatttaattaatttgactattttaaatcttcaatGTAATAGCCTAGAGAAACTTCCAAAAGGATTTACAaagttaaagaatttaCAACTGTTAGATTTatcatctaataattttgttgaGTATCCAGAAGTAGTTAATGGGTGTACTAATTTGTTACAAATGGATATGTCTTACAACAAAATGTACTCATTGCCTAATTCCATGAACCAATTGATAAAGATAgctaaaataaatttttctcataataaattaacagCTGTAGGTGATCTTTCAGGAATGAAATGTTTAAGAACATTAAACTTATCGAATAATAGAATAACAGTAATTAAAACTAATGCATctaatttacaaaatttgaTGCTTTCTGATAATAGAATATCTACTTTTGACGATACTTTACCTAAACTAAGAGCTTTAGATATCCAAGAAAATCCTATTACTTCTATTCCATATAAGGACTTTTATCCAATGAATATGACGAGTTTAACTTTAAGTAAAGCAAAGCTGGCTAGCATTCCTGGTGAGCTGTTTTCTAAGTTATCTAGACTAGAAAAGTTAGACTTAAGTCAAAATAACTTAACTAAACTACCTTCAGAAATTTCTAACTTGAAcaaattgatttatttatctgttgcaagaaataaattagaagGTCTTCCAGCAGAATTTtcacaattgaaaaatttgagAACTCTTGATTTGCATTCCAACAATATTAGAGAACTTGTACCTGGATGTtatgatattgaaataacatatttaaatatttcttctaatgCGTTCAACactaataatttcaaagaaaGTTTGTCTGCAGATCTCAATCCTAATACTAAAATTTCGAAAAgtttaatgttttttattGGTGCAGATAATCAATTTGATGATTCTGTTTGGTCAGTACTAAACTCTTTTGCCaacttaaaaattttaaacttATCATACAATAATTTAACTGATTTATCCGGGATGAAATTAgctaatttaaatgaattatacTTGTCAGGTAACAAGATATCTAATTTAGCAAGTGACACTGTATTAAAGTGGCAGTCCGTGAGAACATTAATGTTAAATGGTAACAATTTACTATCGTTACCAACCGAATTATCTCAATTATCCCAATTGACTATTTTTGATGTCGgttctaataaattaaagtataatatttcaaactATCATTACGATTGGAATTGGAGGGAAAATAAGGAATTGAGATATTTAAACTTTTCTGGTAACAGAcgttttgaaattaaatcttcGATTAATTATGACATTGATGTTGACTTATCAGATTTAACAATTCTACCTCAGTTGAAAATTCTTGGTTTAATGGATGTTACATTAAACACAAATAAAGTTCAAgatgaaaatatcaatttccGTCTGAGAACAAGTAACTCTACTGTCAATGGAATGGCATATGGTGTTGCTGATACGTTAGGTCAAAAAGATTACGTATCTTCTCGTGATGTtacatttgaaaaattccGTGGTAAGGATGATGAATGTTTAATTTGCTTGCATGATAGTAAAACACAAGGTGTGCGTTATGGACATAATGTGACTGAAATAGTAAGAGATAtttatgataaaatattgaagagACAATTGGATAAATATACcgaagatgatgaaggtATTAAGAATGCATTGCGTTTCAGttttttacaattaaacaaagaaattaatataatgcTAAATGCTGTCGATAATGGAGAAAAAGTTccaaatttatcatttgtGGATTTATTAAGTGGTACCTGTTCTACCGTCATTTACATGAAAGGTAGCAAAGTTTATACTGCAAACGTAGGTGATTGTATGTCCATATTGTCAAAGAATAATGGTGATTGTAATGTATTAACTACTCATCATGTTCCTTATAAAAGAGAAGAATACgaaagaattaaaatcGCTGGTGGTTATGTCAGTAATTCCAAATTAGATGGTGCTGTTGATGTTTCGAGAGCCATTGGGTTCTTTGATTTATTACCACATATTCATGCATCTCCAGATATCTCTGTTACAACATTGACGAGCTCTGATGATATGCTGGTTGTCGCAACCCACAAACTTTGGGAGTATATGGATTACGAGACGGCTTGTGATATTACAAGGGAACATTCAGGACATCCATTGCTGGCTGCTGAAGAAATGAAAGATCATGCTATTGCATACGGTTGTTCTGATAATATAACCATTTTGTGTTTATCTCTACAAAAGGATGCACAACAACAAGGTAATTATTCCTTTAATAGAAACTCATTGATATCTAGACGTACTACGTTTGAAGATACTACTCTAAGAAGATTACAACCAGAAATTGCGCCACCAACCGGTAACGTTGCCATTATATTTACGGATATTAAGAATTCTACTTTCTTGTGGGAATTATTTCCAAATGCAATGAGATCTGTTATGAAAACACATAATGATATCATGCGTCGTCAATTGCGTATTTACGGTGGTTATGAGGTTAAGACTGAAGGCGATTCTTTTATGGTTGCCTTCCCAACACCAACAAGTGCGCTTGTTTGGTGTTTAAGTGTTCAGCTAAAATTATTGGATGCGGAATGGCCTGAGGAGATAACATCAATTCAAGATGGTTCCTTAGTGTTagataaatttgataataaaatttatcaagGGTTATCAGTTAGAATGGGTATTCATTGGGGTTACCCAGTGCCTGAATTAGATATGGTTACACAAAGAATGGATTATTTGGGACCTGTAGTTAATAAAGCCGCTAGAGTCTCCGGCATTGCTGACGGTGGTCAAATTGCATTGAGTAACACATTTTGCGTTGAGTTTAACAAGATTTTATCTTACCATGATATGGTtgttaacaaaaataaatcattagAAGAAGCATACGGGGAGAAGCTTATTGGtgaaattttagaaaaagaagTAGCACAATTGGTTAGTATTGGCTGGAgcttttttgaatttggtGAACAGAAGTTAAAAGGGCTGGAATCCAAGGAATATATCACAATTGCCTATCCTAAAATTCTTGAAACAAGACATGATTATTCATTAACAGAATCAGATGAAAAAGGACTAGTTGATGGTGATTTGTTATTCCGTTTATTGgtagttaataataaattagacTTCATCTCTTCCGCAGTAAATCAAGGTCATATTGATAAAGAGGTTGAAGAATCTGGTAGCTATTTATCCAATGTTTCTGATGCAAATGAAGCTTCAATAATGAGCATCATCGCTGACATTGGATTTATGCCTTTCTTTGAACAGTTAGTTACCAGATTGGAAACATGTGTAGCCATGTTGCAATTACGCCAAAGGGTCCAAAAGAATCTAAACATTACTCAAGAAGGTGCTAATGCAGCCTGTGCCAGTATATTTGAACTATTGGATGAAATATTCGCAGCTGCAGGAATTGAGAACAAATAA
- the SYS1 gene encoding Sys1p (similar to Saccharomyces cerevisiae SYS1 (YJL004C); ancestral locus Anc_5.207), producing MIMTRRFLHLLRDLRPSSVFKEDSMSPRKITVQIILLQLFYYFTAAVLFYLWGTVYGFKLEIKEWLFSWTAIDYANSVGLSIIMLWLVDALICVMFLTIIVGRSKLAWDFAITIHAINLIVVYFYSGSWPSFQWVILQILSSLILIFLGTWFTRWKELRETFFDGLLDSSIDTSDNIRQSDNNAIEMKDLEAQR from the coding sequence atgataatgacTAGAAGGTTTCTGCATTTACTGAGAGATTTAAGACCTTCAAGTGTCTTTAAAGAGGACTCCATGTCGCCTAGAAAGATCACAGTTCAAATTATACTACTTcaactattttattatttcacAGCTgctgttttattttatctttgGGGTACTGTCTATGGGTTTAAATTAGAGATTAAAGAATGGTTATTTTCTTGGACTGCAATTGATTATGCAAACTCTGTAGGATTGTCTATCATTATGCTATGGCTAGTTGATGCGCTGATCTGTGTTATGTTTTTGACTATCATTGTTGGTAGATCAAAACTGGCTTGGGATTTTGCGATTACTATTCATGCAATTAATTTGATTGtggtttatttttatagtGGCAGTTGGCCATCCTTTCAATGGGTAATATTACAGATTTTGTCCTCATTGATATTAATCTTCTTGGGGACTTGGTTTACCAGATGGAAGGAATTGAGAGAAACATTTTTTGACGGTTTGTTAGACTCATCAATAGATACAAGTGATAACATACGACAGAGTGATAATAATGCTATTGAAATGAAGGATCTAGAAGCACAACGTTAG
- the DRS1 gene encoding putative ATP-dependent RNA helicase (similar to Saccharomyces cerevisiae DRS1 (YLL008W); ancestral locus Anc_5.208) has translation MVSVKGKKNAFEGNFRTMDFIPTISDSEEDVPDLDSEDEVVVQPTAKVTGKKKKGKKQNVVEETEESKDLNPEFNFNLDGEELTTNFQGWDFAGDDENKDDVKKDVDLDGIIKRKGGLINQVHIASDNEEEDEEEEEAGNNEDDEELAMDGFGMGINAEVEQEDDEEEESNEKEPETTKGFNVSNKGLADVEEQEDSVEAMADFYAPEEESKEAKKQVHTNFNTLSLSRPVLKGLSDLGYTKPSPIQSATIPIGLLGKDIIAGAVTGSGKTAAFMIPIIERLLYKPANIASTRVIVLTPTRELAIQVSDVGKRIGKYVNGLTFGLAVGGLNLRQQEQELKTRPDVVIATPGRFIDHIRNSASFNVDSVEVLVIDEADRMLEDGFQEELNEIMSLLPTKRQTLLFSATMNSKIKQLISLSLRRPVRIMINPPKQAAARLTQEFVRIRKRDLLKPALLYYLIRKLDSSSQKRIVVFVSRKEMAHRLRIIMGLLGMKVAELHGSLTQEQRLQSVNQFKSLEVPVLICTDLASRGLDIPKIEVVINYDMPKSYEIYLHRVGRTARAGREGRSVTFVGESSQDRSIVRSAIKSAEEGENQNQVLGRNVEWNKVDEVSKLIDSNGETIDDILDEEKQEKEILRAEMELRKGENLMKHKTEIQARPRRTWFQTEDEKKNAKIMGTLSKNKKTINSKKRKRQEALEDKPRSYKKTQSDRKIDQERAMKKQKLHQVRKIKVERARNSFCGVKFYNQKFCITLKS, from the coding sequence ATGGTTTCTGTCAAGGGTAAGAAAAATGCGTTTGAAGGTAACTTCAGGACAATGGATTTCATTCCAACTATAAGTGATAGTGAGGAAGATGTGCCTGATCTAGATTCCGAGGATGAAGTTGTTGTCCAGCCAACCGCTAAGGTTACCGgtaagaagaagaaaggGAAGAAGCAGAATGTTGTAGAAGAGACTGAAGAATCTAAAGATCTAAATCCAGAGTTCAATTTCAATCTTGATGGTGAAGAATTAACAACTAATTTCCAAGGCTGGGACTTTGCTggtgatgatgaaaataagGATGATGTTAAGAAGGATGTCGATCTGGATGGAATCATCAAGAGAAAAGGTGGTTTGATCAACCAAGTTCACATTGCCAGTGacaatgaagaagaagatgaggaagaagaagaagctggaaataatgaagatgatgaagagCTAGCCATGGATGGTTTTGGAATGGGTATAAACGCAGAAGTTGAGCAGGAAGacgatgaagaagaagagagCAATGAAAAAGAACCTGAGACTACGAAAGGTTTTAATGTCTCAAACAAAGGTCTAGCTGATGttgaagaacaagaagATTCAGTAGAAGCTATGGCGGATTTCTATGCTCCCGAGGAAGAAAGTAAAGAAGCTAAGAAGCAAGTGCACACTAACTTCAACACATTATCGTTATCACGTCCTGTTTTGAAGGGTTTGAGTGATTTGGGCTATACTAAACCTTCCCCAATTCAAAGTGCCACTATTCCAATCGGTTTGTTGGGTAAGGATATCATTGCAGGTGCCGTCACAGGTTCTGGTAAAACAGCTGCATTCATGATTCCTATCATCGAAcgtttattatataaaccTGCAAATATTGCCTCCACAAGAGTTATCGTTTTAACTCCAACTCGTGAATTGGCTATCCAAGTTAGTGATGTCGGTAAAAGAATCGGTAAGTACGTCAACGGATTGACTTTCGGTTTAGCTGTTGGTGGTTTGAATTTAAGAcaacaagaacaagaattgaaaacaaGACCAGATGTTGTTATTGCTACTCCAGGTAGATTTATTGACCATATTAGGAATTCTGCTAGTTTCAACGTCGATTCGGTAGAAGTTTTAGTCATAGATGAAGCCGATAGAATGTTGGAAGATGGTTTCCAAGAGGAATTAAATGAGATCATGAGTCTATTGCCAACTAAGAGACAAACATTACTATTCTCTGCTACTATGAATTCCAAGATCAAGCAACTTATATCTTTGTCGTTGAGAAGACCGGTTAGAATTATGATTAATCCTCCAAAACAAGCAGCAGCTCGTTTGACTCAAGAATTTGTTCGTATTCGTAAGAGAGATCTGTTGAAACCAGCgttgttatattatttaatcaGGAAATTGGATTCTTCAAGTCAAAAACGTATAGTCGTATTCGTCTCCAGAAAGGAAATGGCACATAGATTAAGAATTATTATGGGTTTATTAGGTATGAAAGTTGCAGAATTGCATGGTTCTTTAACTCAAGAACAACGTCTGCAATCTGTCAACCAATTTAAATCCTTAGAAGTGCCAGTCCTGATCTGTACCGATTTAGCATCAAGAGGTTTAGATATTCCAAAAATTGAAGTTGTTATCAACTATGATATGCCAAAATCATATGAAATTTACTTGCATAGAGTTGGTCGTACTGCAAGAGCAGGCAGGGAAGGTCGTTCTGTTACGTTTGTTGGTGAATCTTCTCAAGACAGAAGTATTGTCAGAAGTGCTATCAAGAGTGCTGAAGAAGGCGAAAATCAAAACCAAGTATTAGGTAGAAATGTCGAATGGAATAAAGTTGATGAAGTTAGCAAGCTAATTGATTCTAATGGAGAAACCATTGATGACATTTTAGATGAAGAAAAGCaggaaaaagaaattttaagaGCTGAGATGGAGCTGCGTAAAGGTGAGAATCTAATGAAACACAAGACAGAGATTCAAGCGAGACCAAGGAGAACCTGGTTCCAAACTGAAGATGAGAAGAAGAATGCCAAGATTATGGGAACTTTGTCAAAGAACAAGAAGACAATAAATAGcaaaaagagaaagagaCAAGAAGCTCTAGAAGACAAGCCTCGTTCATATAAAAAGACACAATCTGATCGTAAGATTGATCAAGAAAGAGCCATGAAAAAACAAAAGCTGCATCAGgtaagaaaaataaaggTAGAAAGGGCAAGAAATAGTTTCTGTGGTGTTAAGTTTTATAACCAAAAATTCTGTATAACCTTAAAATCTTAA
- the COX16 gene encoding Cox16p (similar to Saccharomyces cerevisiae COX16 (YJL003W); ancestral locus Anc_5.212), translating to MLGDKVFRSKKQQKVFDASIAGRYQKLVKKNSFLYFGLPFCSLIVLGSYWLSDFTAIKYEQRDRKVQEVTESDLLKLKSNNHKFDIKEEYYRLQGIREQDWEPVRVQRLKDESENVW from the coding sequence ATGTTGGGAGATAAAGTCTTTAGATCGAAGAAACAACAAAAGGTTTTTGATGCTTCGATTGCTGGCAGGTACCAGAAATTAGTCAAAAAGAACTCGTTTTTATACTTTGGGTTGCCCTTCTGTAGTTTGATTGTTTTGGGTTCTTATTGGTTATCAGATTTCACAGCAATTAAATATGAACAAAGGGATCGTAAGGTTCAAGAAGTCACAGAGAGCGATCTTTTGAAGTTGAAAAGTAATAATCACAAATTTGATATCAAAGAAGAGTATTATCGTCTGCAAGGTATTCGAGAACAAGACTGGGAACCAGTTAGAGTACAAAGACTGAAAGATGAATCTGAAAACGTCTGGTAA